A single genomic interval of Nanoarchaeota archaeon harbors:
- a CDS encoding methyltransferase domain-containing protein → MASIKKSYNKFAGQYDIHPYCRQDSLGSAIEFASQKYLFRKYEIYLKGNCVLDIGTGTVRVAEAFKRTWKAKVFASDISKGMIKFAKIRLKERVIAEYALYLCWKSNVFDLVNSSWAINHIENYKKAIVEMARVTRSGGYVMITVVNPPKESDCKKDKRGNLRYNVSLFNDSRGKPVFLELYRRSKEDYLRAIQAAGLKVLEVSDKTLDELQKLGAIEEKDAGTFDKRARKVMKSLGDCEDFKLSNPKLNSGGFEMRINLTILARKPADSP, encoded by the coding sequence ATGGCATCAATAAAAAAGAGTTACAATAAATTTGCCGGTCAGTATGACATTCATCCATATTGCAGACAAGATTCGCTTGGTTCAGCAATAGAATTTGCTTCGCAAAAGTATCTTTTTAGAAAATATGAGATATATTTGAAGGGGAATTGTGTGCTTGACATTGGTACTGGCACTGTCAGAGTGGCTGAAGCATTCAAAAGAACATGGAAAGCGAAAGTTTTTGCATCTGATATTTCAAAAGGAATGATAAAGTTTGCAAAAATACGCCTGAAAGAGAGAGTTATTGCAGAATATGCCTTGTATTTGTGCTGGAAGAGCAATGTTTTTGATCTTGTGAATTCAAGTTGGGCTATAAACCACATAGAAAACTACAAAAAAGCGATTGTTGAGATGGCGCGCGTGACACGTAGTGGCGGATATGTCATGATAACTGTTGTCAATCCACCTAAAGAGTCGGATTGCAAGAAAGATAAAAGAGGCAATTTGCGCTATAACGTAAGTCTTTTCAACGATTCCCGCGGAAAGCCTGTGTTTTTGGAGCTTTACCGGCGCTCAAAAGAGGATTATTTGCGCGCAATCCAAGCCGCAGGCCTGAAAGTGCTTGAAGTTTCAGACAAAACGCTTGATGAGCTACAAAAGTTGGGCGCGATTGAGGAGAAAGACGCGGGAACGTTTGATAAACGCGCTAGGAAGGTCATGAAATCCTTGGGCGATTGTGAGGATTTCAAGCTTTCGAACCCAAAGCTGAATAGTGGTGGGTTCGAAATGAGGATTAACCTTACAATTCTTGCGAGAAAGCCCGCGGATTCTCCTTAA